The DNA sequence GCCTTTTCGACCAACGACCGGGAAGCTACGACGATGGATGGAAAAAGTGAAAAAGTCAGATGGTCAGCCATCTGCGGTGGATACAAGGAAATCAATGGCATTCGTCAGCCGACGGATCTGAAGGCGGTCTGGCACTATGACGAAGGGGATTTCACTTACTTTGATGCGAAAGCTGCGATGATGAGTTATGACAAACAAGAATGATTGGAATGAATGGAAAGGATTGACGGAAGCGGAAGCGGCTGAGCGGAGAGTCCGATATGGACCAAACGCGCTGCCGGTACCGAAGCATCGCCTCCTTAGGCTGATCGCAAGGCAATTCCGGGGCATCTTCAATCTTATGCTATTGATTGCGGCGGGAGTGACCTTTTCTTTGGGTGAGCCGATCGACGGCGCCTTTATCCTGTTGTTTGTGTTCCTCGGGACAGCGCTCAACGTCTATCAGGAGCACAAATCGAATCAGGCGGCCGATAAATTGAAAGCCTATCTGCTGAGCACGATCACGGTGATGAGGGACGGAGTGGAAACGGAAGTGCCGACCGAGATGTTGGTGCCCGGGGACATCCTGAAGCTCGAGTCGGGCGATATCGTCCCTGCAGACGCCATTGTCCGCGAAGACCGCGATCTGCTGGTGGATGAAACGACTTTTACGGGAGAGTCCATTCCGGTTACGAAACGTGCGTCCGCGTCAAGCGCAGCCGTTGCCGACAAAGCGACGGTTGCCGCCGATGAAGAGCGCCTGCTGCAAGGGATTGTGATCGTGCGGGGGAATGCATTGGCTGAAATCACCGCAATCGGTCAGGAAACGCAGTTGGCCCATATCGCTTCAACGGCATCCACCGTCCAGGCGGAGAGCGAACTCGTCAAGAGCGTGGATAAAATCAGCAACTTCATCATGAAAGTGACGCTGCTGACGCTCGGATTCGTCGTGGTGGCTAACATCCTGATTGAAGGCCGGCAGGCGGATGTCACGGGCCTGCTGATTTTTGCGATCGCGTTGGCCGTTTCGGCCATACCGGAAGCTTTGCCTTTGGTGCTGACGTTCTCGCTTTCACGGGGAGCCTTGGAATTCGCCAAACGCGACGTCATCGTCAAGCGGCTTTCCGCGGTCCAGGATTTGGGATCCGTCAATCTGTTGTGCACCGACAAAACCGGTACAATCACGGAAAATCATCTTGTATTCAGCAATGTTTATCCGATGGCGGAATCACCCTACGATCCACTGGTCTTGGCGCGGTTGGCCGCCATCAATCTGCATGAGCGTATACCGGAACCTTTCGACCACGCAAGCGATGAGGCCCTCACACACGAACAACGGCAGATTGTGGAGCGCTACAGTCTCGTGCAGGAGGAGGCTTTCGATCCGGCGCTGCGCAGCAACGGTGCGATCGTGAAACAAGCAGACGGCAAAATGCTGCATATCCGACGCGGGAGCCCGGAATATTTCTTCGGGGAAGGTTTGATTCCCCGGGATGCAGTTGCGAATTGGTTAGAGGCGGAGGAAGAAAAGGGGCACCGGGTACTGGGCGTGAGCTACGATGACGGCAGCGGTGCGCGTTTCGGCGGATTTGTCTCTTTCGTGGACCGCATCAAGGATTCCACTATTGCGACCGTAGCGGCCGCAAAACAGATGAACGTCGCCATCACGGTCATCACCGGGGATGCTTTGAAGGTTGCCGAGGCCGTCGGAAGGGAAGCCGGTCTGGTGACGGAGAGCGCTGAAGTTACGGAGGCTGCCGCCTTTTTGGCATTGCCGCTTGCCGAAAGGAAGAAACGCCTGTCCTCCATCCGCGTCTTTGCCCGGACAACGCCGGAGCAGAAACTGGAATTGATCCAATTGCTGAAGGAACAGTTCACGGTCGGTTACTTGGGTGAAGGGATCAATGATGCACCAGCCCTGAAGGCGGCACATGTCTCGATGGTCGTGCAGTCCGCAGCGGATGTCGCCCGTGAGACCGCCGATATCGTATTGCTGCAGAACGATCTGCGGGTCATCGTCGAAGGCATCCGCTTCGGACGGGAAACGCACGCCAACACGATGAAATACATCCGCGCCACTTTGATCTCGAACTTCGGGAATTTCTATGCGGTCGCGATCGGCTCGCTCTTCATCAGCTTTTTGCCGATGTTGCCGAAACAGCTGCTGCTCCTGAATCTGCTTTCCGATTTTCCGATGATGGCCATCGCTTTTGACCGCGTATCGGCCCAGGAAGTGGAACGGCCGCAGCGCTATGATCTGCATTCCCTCTACATCATTTTCGTCACGATGGGACTTGTGAGCACGGTCTTCGATTTCATTTGCTTTGGGCTGTTCTATCGGATTTCCCCGGCAGTGCTGCAGACCAACTGGTTCATCGCCAGCGTTCTGACTGAGATATTGTTGATGCTTTCCATCCGCTCCTTGGCGCCAATCACCAAAGCTGGCTGGCCGGCACCGTCGATCGTGGTTCTATCGGTGATCGCCATGGTACTTGCCGTAGGATTGCCGATGATCCCCGCTACTGCCGCCTTCTTTGAATTCCAAACGCCGACAATGGCGCATTTGGGGATCATCTTGGGGATCGCCTTCGCGTATCTTATCGTTACGGAACTCGTCAAACGTCCATTGTCAGGTTTCGTCAAAAAGAAATGAGCTGTTCGAAAACGCAGGAATAGACCAGTAATTTGAAAGAGAAGGTGAGTGGTATGCATCCTTTTTATGGGGCCGTAAACGAATTTTTTGCAGAAGGGTATTGGTGGGTCGGCTTGCTGTCGATGGCCATGTACCTAACCTTTTGGGCTGTCGTCATCCTTTTTGCGGTCAAGCTCTTCAAAAAATATTTCACCGATAGGCCAACTCCGCCAAAATCGGAGGAAGATTCGGCACTGAAGATCCTTCGCGAAAGGTATGCGCGCGGCGAAATCGATGCCGAGGAATTCAAACAGAAGAAAAGCGATTTGCTGGAATGAGGCAATAAGGAACAGTTTTGGCCTGGAAGGGGTGCATCATGGAACTGCGTTCGTTGCTGCAATTGGCGTACTTTGGCGCTACAACGATTATATTCAAAAGGAAACGGCCGCTGTTGGGTTCCATCATCCTGACCGACAAATGCAATTTGGCCTGCAAGCACTGCGCCGTCAGCAACATCACTAGGAGGTGAAGTTATGCGTTGGACATCATTGTTGCGGATATACCTTACCCGCTCGTTCAAGCCTTTCGTATTTGAAGGGACCCATGAGAATACATTGGATTTTGAAAAACTGGATGATCTGGGGCTGTATGTGCATATCCCGTTCTGCCGTTCGTTGTGCAGTTTCTGCCCTTATTGCAAAGTGGTCCACAATAAACCGCAGGCGGATGCCTATAAGATTGCGCTGCTGAAGGAAATCGACCTGGTCTGCAAAGGGATGTCCGGCAAAAAACAGGCGACGAGTCTTTATTTCGGCGGAGGGACGCCGGCCATGATGTTGGACGATCTGAAGGACATCATCGCGAAGCTGAAACAATACTTCGTTCTGACGGGCGGAATCGGCGTGGAACTCCATCCCAGCGACATCACCGAAGGGAATCTGCAGAAATTGAGGGAGGCGGGGGTGACGATGTTGAGCATCGGCATCCAATCCTTCCAGGAAGACTGCCTACGGAAAATCGGGAGAAGAAACGACTCATTCGTCGAAAAGATCCGTTTGGTGAGAAGTTCCGGCTTTGACGTAGTCGACGTGGACCTGATATTTGCCATCCCGGGTCAGACCGACGAGATTCTGGCGAATGACATCCATACGGCCTTCGCCAGCGGGGCGACGCAAGTCTCGACTTATCCCTTCATCGACTTCACTTTCGCCGACAATGCCTACAAGCCGATGAGCGAAGAAGTAAAGCGGGAGATGCTGGAGCATTTGACGGATTATTGCCATGCAAATGGCATCGAGCGGACATCGGTCTGGACGTTCGCGCAGCGGCAAACCGAAAAATATTCTTCCGTCACGCGGGATGCCTTTCTCGGATTCGGTGTTTCCGCAACCACGCTGCTGAAGGATATCTTCAAGATCAATACGTTTTCGATTCCCGAATACATCAAGCGGATTGAGGGCGATGCTTTGCCGACATCCTTGACGCTCCATTTCACCAAAAGGCAGCGGGCGGTCTATTACCTGTTCTGGAGTGCCTATGCAATGCGAATAGACGCCGACAGATTCGAGGAACTCATCGGCACCCCATTGAACAGGATGTTCGGACTGGAACTGTTCTTGGCGACCAAGTTAGGCTATCTTAAGAAAACAGGACGTGTCTACGAGCTGACCGACAAGGCCGCTTATCTCTATCACGATGTCGAACAGGCGTATACCACAGCCTACATCGATAAGATGTGGCATATTTCAAGGCTACAGCCTTTCCCAGAAAAAATCATTTTGAAATAATTAAACGGCAAAGCAAAAAGGCTGATTCCGCATGGAGTCAGCCTTCTCGGGTATGGATCAGATGCAATGCGGAATCAATTGTCCTCCGTGCGCAGCATCAGCACGCCTCCGATGATGAAGAGGAGGGAAATGCTGGCGAGCCCGTTGCGTGAATCGCCGGTCAATTGGCTCGTGAGCGCATAAAGCGCCGGACCCATGATGGCCGCGAATTTGCCGAGGATGTTGTAGAAACCGAAATATTCATTGGCGTTCTCCTTCGGCACAAGCTTGGCGAAATAGGAACGCGACAGTGCCTGGATACCGCCTTGTGAAGTTGCGACCAGCGCAGCGAGGATCCAAAATTCTAGGGCTGTGGTCATGCGGAAAGCCAGCAGACAAGCAAACAGATAAATGACGATGCCCACCAAAATCATCTTTTTGCTGCCGAAGCGCTTGGCCAGTACTCCGTAGAGGATCGTGAAAGGAAATGACAGAATCGGAATCACCAGCACAGCAATCATCAGCATATCAGACACGACCCCGATACTGTCGCCGAAGACAGCTGCCATGTGGATGATTGTGTTCAGCCCATCGATGTAAAAGAAGTAGGCAATCAGGAACAGGAACATTTTCTTGTGGCTGCGGATCTGGTGCAGCGTTTTGTTAAGGCGGGCGAAACTGTCATGGATGATGTGTTCGCTGGCCGGGACAAAATAGCGCTGTTTCACATTGCGCAGCATCGGAATCGTGAAGACAATCCACCAAAATGCTGTGAACAGGAAGGAGGCTTTGACGGCGGTCGTCCTGGGAATGCCGATTTTCTCGCCGAACATGATCAGCAGGATCGAAAGCACGAATGGGATGGTACTGCCACCGATGTAACCCATCGCAAATCCGTAAGTGGAGACCCGATCCATCCGATCCTCTGTCGCGACATCCACCAAAAAGGCGTCATAGAAAATGTTCGCGCCTGAAAAGCCGATTGTCGTGAGCATATAGAAGGCAAGCAGCAGGCGCCAATCGTCCGTGAAGCTCAGTGCGGCGGTTGCGACAACACCTATCAGGAAGAAACTTTTGAACAGCCGCATTTTCCATTTCGGATAATCACCTATCGTACCGAGGATCGGGGCGAATACTGCTATAGCCAAAGTCGCGGCAGAGGTCGCATAGCCCCAATAGGAATCCGCCAAGTTCGGGGCAATGCCTTCGCCGGTCGTGATCGATTTATAAAAAAGCGGCAGAATGACCGAGGAGATGATGATGGAGTAGGCGGAATTCGCCCAATCGTACATGATCCAACTTTTTTCCTGCAGCGAAAAACTTTTTAACATGGCTTCCGCCTCCAATCACCTAAATTGGTATCGCTCTCATTTGTTTATAATTTATTTATAACAGTTGTTAAGGGATAGCACAAGCCCAAACCAGTCGAGCAGCCTAACTTTGCGGGAAAAATGAAAAATATGGTAAAATTCAGGTATAAAGAAAGACCAGTATTTGCTGCCGCTATCCAATCAAACACGTATATATGCAGAATAAGGAACAGAATGGAGGATGAAAATAATGGCCAAATATGAACGCCCGGAATACACAGTGCTGCTGTCGGAGGAACCGTTTGAATTGCGGGAATACCGCGATTTCTACATCGTGGAATATGACAATGCCAATGATCCGGATGTGGACAGCGGGTTCGGCACCTTGTTCCGTTATATTTCAAAAGACAATCAGGCGGACCGGAAAATCAGTATGACCGTACCGGTGATCCAGGAACTATCGGAAGATCGCATGAAGATGGCGTTCGTTGTCCCGAAGGCGGAATGGGAAGATATTCCGCAGCCCAACAGTCCTGCGCTGACCGTAAAAAAATTCGCCAGCGGCCTTTTTGCGGTCATCCAATACGGTGGTTATTCGAATGATCGCAAAGAACGGGACATGCTGGAGAAGCTAGCTCAGTGGCTGCAGGAGAAAAAGTACCAGCCAGCTTCGAATTATATGCTGGCGTCCTTCAACGCGCCGTTCGTGCCGCCGATGTTCCGGCACAACGAAATCATGGTGCGGGTCGGAACGGATCAACAGGATTCCGAGTAAATAATGGACAATCAGGTGTTCCTTTTGTATCGTATTCGAGAATAAACTTACCAAAAAGGGGACTAGTGCATGAAAAACTTAAAAAGCGGCTTGAAAGGCTTGTTCGCTTTATTGGCGATCATTCTGGCCGTATGGTTCAACGGCGTAGACTCGCTTTTCGAGGAACAAACATCCGATTCTTCGATCAGCATAGCCGCCAGCAGCTCGCAAACAATTGAAGAAGGTACCCAAGAAAGTGAAATACAGGAGTCGACCGAAACGGTAATCAGCAGCGGTGTCACGCAAGGGCAGTCCTATTCAACGAAAGACGAAGTTGCGGCCTACATCCACCAGTTCAACGAGCTGCCGCCCAATTATCTGACAAAGGACGAAGCAGAAGCATTTGGCTGGGACAACGCTGAAGGGAACTTGTGGGAAGTGACTGACGGAATGTCGATTGGCGGTGATTTCTTCGGCAATCGCGAGGGACTGCTTCCGAAGAAATCAGGCAGGACCTATTACGAAGCCGACATCGATTATGACGGTGGCTTCCGTGGGGCGGAGCGCATCGTGTTCTCGAATGACGGCCTGATCTTTTACACGGATGATCATTACGAATCGTTCGAACAGCTGTACGGGGAGGGGGATTGATTGAACATGGAAATCATCCGTTTGGACGGCAGCAAGATGACCGACCGGAAAGCGACACATGCCTATCTGAAAAGAAAACTGCATCTCCCCGAATATTACGGCAATAATCTGGATGCCTTGTGGGATTGTCTGACGACCGATTTTTCCGGAAAAATGATTATCCTGCATGATCCGCAAACCGTTAAAAACCAACTCGGTGACTATGGATACTCCTTGGTGAGCTTGTTCAAGGAAGTTGCTGCAATCAACTCCGCCATCCGTTTGATCCTAGTCTACCCGCTCCAAAGTTGATCCGAATCAACAAGTTGGGAATCCCCGATTGTCAACCTAAAAATAAGGATGCACGCAAAAAAAGACGATTCGCTCAGAATCGTCTTTTTTTGCGGTTTTGTCAATTTCCGAACGAAAAATTCTTTCATTGATTGTCAACCAAGCGTATAGTTGACTGTATGGGGTAGACAAGTCAATGAGGTGATCAGATGGGGAAAAGAAAAGTCAGAGTCTATATCGCAGTCAGTCTGGATGGCTACATCGCACATTCGGATGGAAATATCGATTGGCTCGACAGTGTTGCCAGACCGGATGAAGATTATGGCTACGCCGCTTTTATCGAAACGATTGACACGGTCATCATGGGCCGGAAGACCTACGAAAAAGTGTTGTCTTTCGGTGGGGAATTCCCGCATGCAGGCCGGGACTGTTACGTTCTGACCCGGACGGAGCGAGCTCCTGATGGGCAGGTCCATTTTTACAGCGGACCAGCAGACGAGCTGTTGGATCAGATCCGGAGCAGGCCGGGCAAAGACATCTTTATCGATGGCGGATCCGAGGCAATCGACCTGTTCCGTGAAAAGGGGTTGATCGACAGCTATACCGTATCCATCATCCCGATTCTGCTCGGCGAAGGCATTCCGTTGTTCAAAGAAAGCAAGAAGGAACAACCTTTGAAATTGGTTGAAGTAACCACTTTTGATTCCGGTTTGGTGCAGCTCAGCTACGAGCCCGTCAACCTATAGATGCTTTCTCGGTCAGACATACTTGCTGCCTTCGCGGATGCTCAGGTTGGACAGGTCATCCTTATGCGCGGAAATGAATGCGCGCACCCAATCGGGATTCGTTTTGCTGAAATCACGCAGGCTCCAACCGATGGCTTTGTTGATGAAGAATTCCTTTTGGTTGAGGTTATTCCTGATGATTTCCGCCAGTAAAGCGGTGTCCGTCTTGGATTTGAAACCGAGTTGATGGTCGATGGCTACGCGACGCAGCCAGATGTCGTCCGCTACGCTCCATTCCAGCAGGGCAGATTTGCATTCCGGGAAACGTTGGACAATCGATCCGACAACCCCATCCAGGCCATCGACGGTATCCCACCAAGATTTTGTCTGGATGTACTGCTTCAGCTTCGGCAAATCTTCCGGACCAAGGCAGTCCTGGATCGCCAGAAGATAATCGACGCCAGCATACTGGAACTCACGTTCATCCCGCTTGAAGCATTGGTCCACGAAATCGAAGTCGACGATTTTTTCTTTTTTTGCGATTGCAAGATATTTTTTATAGGCAGCTTTCCGCGGACCAGTCGGGATGCCCAGGAACGGGAATTGATTCCGCATATAGGCCGACATTTGGGGAGCGCGCTCTTCATCGCGCAATGCCAGCAGAGATTCAAAAATGCCATCATACCACATTGTTTTAAACCGCCTTTCTTAGGTGGATGCGACTCATAAGCCACTCATCATGCTTACTTTAGAATAGTTTCAAGAAAAGTGCAATCATGATCCCAAGGAGGATATTATGGAACAAAAACAAAATAGAAAACCCAGCTTGATCCGAAAAGTGCTGATCGGATTGGCTGTAGTTATAGTGATCGCTGCAGGGGCATTCTTTTGGTACGCGAATGACTACTACAAAGCGACGGTGGATGCGATCGAGGCGCTGCAGTCGGATGGATCGGTCACCATCACCGAAACCGATGACGCAATCACCTTTGCGCCGAATGGGGAAGATCCGGAGAAAGGCATCATCTTTTATCCGGGCGGAAAAGTTGAGAGTGAAGCCTATGCGCCATTGCTGCGCAGCTTGGCCGAAGCGGATTTGTTGGTGGTCGTCGCCAAGATGCCATTCCATTTGGCAGTCTTTGATGCGGACGCGGCAGAAGCAATCATGGAACAGGAAGATGAGGTTGAGGATTGGTATCTCGCCGGGCATTCCTTGGGCGGCGTCATGGCCTCCAGTTTTGCTGCCGATCAATCTGATGAGGTAGTAGGCTTGATTTTCCTGGCTTCCTATCCAGCAGGTGATTTGACCGACGCGCCGTTTCCAGTACTTTCCATCTATGGTTCAGAAGATGAAGTGCTGAGCCGTGAAAGCTACGACGAAGCGCAAGGGAAGCTTCCGGATGACTACACGGAAATCGTGCTGGATGGCGGCAATCATGGCCAATTCGGCGATTATGGACTGCAGGAGGGCGACGGAACAGCAACTATTTCAACCGTACAGCAGCAACAGCAGACGGTTGAAGCAATCACATCATTCATCGAAAACAATCGCCAGCAATAACGCAGCGGATCAAATAATAAGTGAGATTTGTATGAAAGGAAGAAAATATGACAGAAATAACGATGGCGAAAATGAGCCAATTAACGGAAGCCCAAAAAGAGGAAGTCAAAAAAATTTTCGTCACCAGCTACTATAAGGACATGAAGACGTTGCACCGGGATACTGAGCGCTTACTTGGCGGATTCCGCAGACTGCTGCAGGAAGACCTGATCCGGGTTGCGATGGACGGTGATCGTCCGGTCGCGATGGTAGGTTGTTCGACCAACCAACGCCGCGCCATGGAAGTAAACAAAGAGGATTTCTTGGCCAATTTTGGATTTGTCTGGGGACATGTAGGTTATTTCAGTTTTCGCAAAGAATATGGAGAGCCACTGGCCATCGATGATGAGACGCTCTATTTTGAATGCGTGGCGACCAATGAAGCCGATCGTCGCCAGGGTGTTGCCGGCCAGATGTTGCTCAAACTGATTGAAACGGAACCTTATCGAACTTTCGCCTTGGATGTCGTCGACAGCAACGGACGGGCACAAAGCGTTTATGAACGGATTGGATTCCGCGAAGTGCACCGCAAAAAATCCTGGATCGGAAAAATTTTCATGGACTACTCGGAAAGCATTTGGATGAGCCGTCCGAAGCATTTGCCGAATCCCTCGGAATGATGGGAAAGTAAAAATCAATTAGACAAACAGTGCAGGCTTTGATATAGTATTACAGATAGTAAACACATTCATTGATGAAGAAAGTACTTCGAGCAATGTTCACAGCGAGCGGGGAAGGTGGAAGCCCGTAATGGAGCGAAGAAGGAAACGCACTTCAGAGAAAATGACTTGAAGACAAACGTGATCCCCCTGTTCATCGGACATCTGGGAAAGGACGTTTGTGAGTAGCGTCATTCGGTTTAGCCCCGTTAACGGTTCAAAAGGATAAAATAATCAGAGCCCATCTGTGTTGCTTTATCGAATTAGAGTGGTACCACGGATGTTCGTCTCTATTTTGCCAGGGCAGAATAGGGGCTTTTTTTATCGTTATCGCAGATTTGCGACACCAACGAGAAAGAAAATGATCCGTTCATCATGTGGATAGGCAGAGGCATATAATAAAGGAGCAGAAAAACATGGATTATAAAAAGATTGTTGCTGAAGAGATTCAAAAGCTTGTACCGGAGCATTTAACCTATGACCAAGTGTACCAATTGCTTGAAGTACCTAAATATACTGAGCACGGGGACGTCGCGTTTCCGGCATTCGCACTAGCGAAAGCACTGCGCAAAGCACCGCAAGCCATCGCTGGAGATCTGGCGGCACAACTGAACCATCCTTACATTGAAAAGGTTGAAGCGGTAGGCCCATACGTCAATCTTTTCCTTGAAAAAGCAGCGGTAACGAATGCGGTCCTGCATGAAATTGCTGCCGAGAAGCAAGCATTCGGAACAGCCGATATCGGAAAAGGAGGCAACGTGCCGATCGATATGTCCTCGCCGAATATCGCGAAACCGATCTCGATGGGTCATTTGCGCTCTACGGTAATCGGAAATTCATTGGCTAACATCATGAAGAAAGTCGGCTACAACCCTATCAAAATCAACCACTTGGGCGACTGGGGCACCCAATTCGGTAAGCTGATCGTGGCCTACAAATTGTGGGGCAACGAAGAAAAAGTCAAAGCGGAACCGATCAATGAATTGTTGACTCTGTATGTCCGTTTCCACACGGAAGCAGAATCAGACGATACCATGAACGACGAAGCCCGCGCTTGGTTCAAGAAATTGGAAGATGGCGATGCAGAAGCTTTGCATCTTTGGGAGTGGTTCCGTTCCGAATCGCTGCAGGAATTCATGAAAATCTACGATATGTTGGGGATCACTTTTGATTCCTTCAACGGTGAAGCTTTCTACAACGACAAGATGGATGAAGTCGTTGAACTGCTTGACAAAGCCGGCATCCTGACCCAAGACCGCGGTGCAACCATCGTTGATTTGGAAAAATACAACTTGAACCCGGCCTTGATCAAGAAATCGGACGGCGCAACGCTGTACATCACCCGCGACTTGGCTGCGGCGATCTACCGCAAACGCAACTATGATTTTGCGATGTCCCTGTATGCAGTCGGTAATGAACAAAGCAACCACTTTAAACAACTGAAAGCTGTTTTGAAAGAGCTCGGCTACGATTGGGCAGAAAACATGCATCATATCCCGTTCGGTCTGATCACGCAAGGCGGCAAGAAACTGTCGACGCGTCAAGGGAAAGTCATCCTGCTTGAGGAAGTCCTGAACGAAGCGACTGAACTTTCCTTGAAACAGATCAACGAGAAGAATCCGACATTGGAAGACAAGGAAGCAGTCGCCAAAGCAGTCGGCGTCGGTGCTGTCGTATTCCATGACCTGAAAAATGACCGTCTGAACAATTTCGACTTCGATTTGGAGGAAGTCGTGCAATTCGAAGGCGAAACAGGCCCTTATGTCCAATATACAAACGCACGCGGTTTGAGCATCTTGCGCAAAGCGGCAGTTGAATTGGACACGAATGAAGCGGCTGATCTTGGTTTGGATGACGCGTACGCATGGGAAGTCGTGAAACTGTTGAACAGTTTCCCTGAAATCATCCAGCAAGCTTACGAAAAATTCGAGCCATCCGTGATCGCGAAATACACGATCCACTTGTCCCAAGCATTCAATAAATACTACGGCAACACAAAAGTGCTGGTAGAAGACGACAAACGCAACGCCCGCCTGGCATTAGTCCAATCCGTAGCCACAGTCCTGCAAGAAGGCCTAAGACTCCTAGGAGTCCAATCCCCAGAAAAAATGTAGGATACGATGAATCCCGGGTAGAAATCGAGCACTAAGGGGACAAACACAAAGCGGACGTTTTTTGTCCGCGTGGGGTTGTCAACTTAGGCGGAGATTTCTGGGATTCAGAGTTCGACTAAGTAGAGCGAGATGAAAAGCGTTTAGATACCCGGACGTTGGAGCAAATAACGAAGTGAACCTCTTTTGTTCACTACGTTATTTGCGAAACGGGAGTGGTATCTGCTTTTCAGAACGCGTTTGCGTAGGATACGATGAAATGCGGGAGGGGATGAGCACTAAGAGGACATTACAAGAACGGCCGCAGTTTGGCCGTGACGTAATGTCAGCTTAGGCACTCAAACGTCACAGTGCGACGTTTGAGGTCTTTCGCAATATTTGTGCTGAGTCTAATGAGGCACTTTCTGCTAGCATTTCAGAGTTCGACTAAGTTGGATGAGATGATTCATCCTTCTTCAAAAACCAAAACCGCCTAAAATTATTTATATAGTTTTAGGTTTTTTGATTTTCATTGAACAATAAAAACAGAAAGAAGGGATAACCTGTGGATATTTACAGGAAGCTCATGGCTGATGAGCGCATCGTTTACCTTGCGAAAGGAACACTTGTAGGATTATCAGCCGGCTTCATTGTCAGCCTTTTCAGATTAGGCATTGAATTTATACTGGAAACCGTAGTTGCAAGCTATCATTATATGCAAGAACAGCCAATCTGGCTCATCCCTTGGGTAATTTTTTCAGTGGCAGCCGCGCTCATCGTCGGAAAACTTGTCAAAAGCGAACCCAACATCAAGGGCAGCGGCATTCCGCAAGTGGAAGGCCAAGTACAAGGAATCATCAGCCTCAACTGGTGGCCCGTGCTCTGGAAAAAATTCATCGGAGGTCTGCTGGCGATCGGATCGGGTCTTTTCTTAGGAAGAGAGGGTCCCTCCATCCAATTGGGATCCGCAGTGGGACAAGGCATCAGCAGTCTCACAAAAGGGGATGACGTGGAAGAAAAAATCCTGCTTTCGAGCGGCGC is a window from the Trichococcus shcherbakoviae genome containing:
- a CDS encoding HAD-IC family P-type ATPase, which encodes MTNKNDWNEWKGLTEAEAAERRVRYGPNALPVPKHRLLRLIARQFRGIFNLMLLIAAGVTFSLGEPIDGAFILLFVFLGTALNVYQEHKSNQAADKLKAYLLSTITVMRDGVETEVPTEMLVPGDILKLESGDIVPADAIVREDRDLLVDETTFTGESIPVTKRASASSAAVADKATVAADEERLLQGIVIVRGNALAEITAIGQETQLAHIASTASTVQAESELVKSVDKISNFIMKVTLLTLGFVVVANILIEGRQADVTGLLIFAIALAVSAIPEALPLVLTFSLSRGALEFAKRDVIVKRLSAVQDLGSVNLLCTDKTGTITENHLVFSNVYPMAESPYDPLVLARLAAINLHERIPEPFDHASDEALTHEQRQIVERYSLVQEEAFDPALRSNGAIVKQADGKMLHIRRGSPEYFFGEGLIPRDAVANWLEAEEEKGHRVLGVSYDDGSGARFGGFVSFVDRIKDSTIATVAAAKQMNVAITVITGDALKVAEAVGREAGLVTESAEVTEAAAFLALPLAERKKRLSSIRVFARTTPEQKLELIQLLKEQFTVGYLGEGINDAPALKAAHVSMVVQSAADVARETADIVLLQNDLRVIVEGIRFGRETHANTMKYIRATLISNFGNFYAVAIGSLFISFLPMLPKQLLLLNLLSDFPMMAIAFDRVSAQEVERPQRYDLHSLYIIFVTMGLVSTVFDFICFGLFYRISPAVLQTNWFIASVLTEILLMLSIRSLAPITKAGWPAPSIVVLSVIAMVLAVGLPMIPATAAFFEFQTPTMAHLGIILGIAFAYLIVTELVKRPLSGFVKKK
- a CDS encoding SHOCT domain-containing protein, with the protein product MHPFYGAVNEFFAEGYWWVGLLSMAMYLTFWAVVILFAVKLFKKYFTDRPTPPKSEEDSALKILRERYARGEIDAEEFKQKKSDLLE
- a CDS encoding radical SAM protein translates to MRWTSLLRIYLTRSFKPFVFEGTHENTLDFEKLDDLGLYVHIPFCRSLCSFCPYCKVVHNKPQADAYKIALLKEIDLVCKGMSGKKQATSLYFGGGTPAMMLDDLKDIIAKLKQYFVLTGGIGVELHPSDITEGNLQKLREAGVTMLSIGIQSFQEDCLRKIGRRNDSFVEKIRLVRSSGFDVVDVDLIFAIPGQTDEILANDIHTAFASGATQVSTYPFIDFTFADNAYKPMSEEVKREMLEHLTDYCHANGIERTSVWTFAQRQTEKYSSVTRDAFLGFGVSATTLLKDIFKINTFSIPEYIKRIEGDALPTSLTLHFTKRQRAVYYLFWSAYAMRIDADRFEELIGTPLNRMFGLELFLATKLGYLKKTGRVYELTDKAAYLYHDVEQAYTTAYIDKMWHISRLQPFPEKIILK
- a CDS encoding MFS transporter; translated protein: MLKSFSLQEKSWIMYDWANSAYSIIISSVILPLFYKSITTGEGIAPNLADSYWGYATSAATLAIAVFAPILGTIGDYPKWKMRLFKSFFLIGVVATAALSFTDDWRLLLAFYMLTTIGFSGANIFYDAFLVDVATEDRMDRVSTYGFAMGYIGGSTIPFVLSILLIMFGEKIGIPRTTAVKASFLFTAFWWIVFTIPMLRNVKQRYFVPASEHIIHDSFARLNKTLHQIRSHKKMFLFLIAYFFYIDGLNTIIHMAAVFGDSIGVVSDMLMIAVLVIPILSFPFTILYGVLAKRFGSKKMILVGIVIYLFACLLAFRMTTALEFWILAALVATSQGGIQALSRSYFAKLVPKENANEYFGFYNILGKFAAIMGPALYALTSQLTGDSRNGLASISLLFIIGGVLMLRTEDN
- a CDS encoding heme-binding protein: MAKYERPEYTVLLSEEPFELREYRDFYIVEYDNANDPDVDSGFGTLFRYISKDNQADRKISMTVPVIQELSEDRMKMAFVVPKAEWEDIPQPNSPALTVKKFASGLFAVIQYGGYSNDRKERDMLEKLAQWLQEKKYQPASNYMLASFNAPFVPPMFRHNEIMVRVGTDQQDSE
- a CDS encoding ribonuclease domain-containing protein, which encodes MKNLKSGLKGLFALLAIILAVWFNGVDSLFEEQTSDSSISIAASSSQTIEEGTQESEIQESTETVISSGVTQGQSYSTKDEVAAYIHQFNELPPNYLTKDEAEAFGWDNAEGNLWEVTDGMSIGGDFFGNREGLLPKKSGRTYYEADIDYDGGFRGAERIVFSNDGLIFYTDDHYESFEQLYGEGD
- a CDS encoding barstar family protein is translated as MEIIRLDGSKMTDRKATHAYLKRKLHLPEYYGNNLDALWDCLTTDFSGKMIILHDPQTVKNQLGDYGYSLVSLFKEVAAINSAIRLILVYPLQS